A genome region from Paenibacillus pabuli includes the following:
- the gndA gene encoding NADP-dependent phosphogluconate dehydrogenase produces MAKQQIGVIGLAVMGKNLALNIESRGFTVSVFNRSPEKTNDLLKEAEGKNLTGTFSIEEFVASLESPRKILIMVQAGKATDATIESLLPHLDEGDIIIDGGNAYFPDTQRRSKELEEKGIRFIGTGVSGGEEGALKGPSIMPGGQESAYKLVEPILTAISAKVGDDPCCTYIGPDGAGHYVKMVHNGIEYGDMQLIGEAYHLLKSVLNVSVEELHEIFTEWNQGELDSYLIEITADIFSKYDPETGKPMVDVILDAAGQKGTGKWTSQSALDLGVPLSMITESVFSRFLSAMKDERVAASKILNGPKTEAFSGDKKAFIESVRKALFASKIVSYAQGFAQMRAASDEYGWDLKYGNIAMIFRGGCIIRSQFLQNIKEAYDKDAELKNLLLDPYFQNIVESYQDAWREVVAAAVKQGIPVPGFSSALSYYDSYRTERLPANLLQAQRDYFGAHTFKRVDKEGSFHHNWME; encoded by the coding sequence ATGGCAAAACAACAGATCGGTGTCATTGGACTTGCAGTAATGGGCAAAAATTTGGCCCTTAACATTGAAAGCAGAGGCTTCACGGTGTCGGTATTCAACCGTTCCCCGGAGAAAACCAATGATCTTCTGAAAGAAGCTGAAGGCAAAAACCTCACAGGCACGTTCTCCATTGAAGAATTCGTGGCATCCCTGGAATCCCCGCGCAAAATTTTGATCATGGTACAAGCCGGTAAAGCGACCGACGCGACCATCGAATCATTGCTGCCTCACCTGGATGAGGGCGACATCATTATTGACGGAGGGAACGCCTACTTCCCTGACACCCAACGCCGCAGCAAAGAGCTGGAGGAAAAAGGCATTCGCTTTATCGGTACTGGCGTATCCGGCGGTGAAGAAGGTGCGTTGAAAGGCCCTTCCATTATGCCGGGTGGACAGGAAAGTGCGTACAAGCTGGTTGAACCGATTCTGACAGCCATCTCCGCCAAAGTTGGCGATGATCCTTGTTGTACATATATCGGACCGGATGGTGCCGGACATTACGTCAAAATGGTGCACAACGGTATCGAATACGGAGATATGCAGTTGATTGGTGAAGCTTACCACCTGCTCAAATCCGTTCTGAATGTTTCCGTAGAGGAATTACACGAGATCTTCACGGAGTGGAACCAAGGCGAACTGGACAGCTATCTGATCGAAATTACGGCAGATATCTTCTCCAAATACGATCCGGAAACCGGCAAACCCATGGTTGACGTTATTCTGGATGCGGCCGGACAAAAAGGAACAGGCAAATGGACAAGCCAAAGTGCGCTGGATCTCGGCGTGCCACTGTCCATGATTACGGAATCCGTATTCTCCCGTTTCCTGTCCGCGATGAAGGACGAGCGTGTAGCTGCGAGCAAAATCCTGAACGGACCGAAGACTGAAGCGTTCTCCGGAGATAAAAAAGCGTTCATCGAGAGCGTACGTAAAGCTTTGTTCGCAAGTAAAATCGTATCCTACGCACAAGGCTTCGCCCAAATGCGTGCGGCTTCCGACGAATATGGATGGGATTTGAAATACGGCAACATCGCGATGATCTTCCGCGGCGGCTGCATTATCCGTTCACAGTTCCTGCAAAACATCAAAGAAGCCTATGACAAAGATGCAGAACTCAAAAACCTGCTTCTGGATCCATACTTCCAAAACATCGTTGAATCCTACCAGGATGCTTGGCGTGAAGTCGTAGCCGCTGCTGTAAAACAAGGTATTCCGGTACCTGGCTTCTCCAGCGCCCTGTCCTACTATGACAGCTACCGTACAGAGCGTTTGCCTGCAAACCTGCTGCAAGCGCAACGTGACTACTTCGGTGCTCACACGTTCAAACGTGTGGACAAAGAAGGCAGCTTCCACCACAACTGGATGGAATAG
- a CDS encoding copper amine oxidase, with product MKWKRILLCVTVFSLLGGSLLFADSVNEKIRVLINGKEAADGGYLIDGTTYVPVREAGGIAKWDNSNKRVTVIKPNVHIFLFKGDTAFGNVNVGKLKFNVFSQVDSLTTDVAAVKVTITNPSGQVKDIQSQELKTQKDNFWFRTYDFTYDFSRAGKYQVGFHIKENANSSYVLVAEKIITALNE from the coding sequence ATGAAATGGAAAAGAATATTGCTGTGTGTCACGGTATTCTCCTTGCTCGGCGGGTCTTTATTGTTTGCGGATTCCGTAAACGAAAAGATTCGGGTGCTCATTAACGGCAAGGAAGCAGCTGATGGAGGTTACCTGATTGATGGAACGACCTATGTACCTGTGAGAGAAGCAGGCGGGATTGCCAAATGGGATAACAGCAACAAGCGAGTAACGGTGATTAAGCCGAATGTACATATTTTTCTGTTTAAGGGAGACACCGCATTTGGCAACGTGAACGTTGGCAAATTGAAATTCAATGTGTTTTCCCAAGTGGACAGCTTAACAACGGACGTGGCTGCAGTGAAGGTGACGATTACCAATCCGAGTGGTCAGGTGAAGGATATTCAGTCCCAGGAGCTCAAAACCCAGAAAGATAATTTCTGGTTCCGGACCTACGATTTTACGTATGATTTCAGCCGTGCAGGCAAATACCAGGTAGGTTTTCATATTAAAGAAAATGCAAACAGCAGCTACGTTCTGGTGGCAGAGAAAATCATTACCGCACTAAACGAATGA
- a CDS encoding GNAT family N-acetyltransferase — protein sequence MAAEISYVTTDEQLQQALGIRHDVFVIEQQVPAEIEIDQFDVISPDVHHVLLSTDGQAVATGRLIYYSKDTAKMQRIAVLQSYRSFGYGRVLLLAMEERARELGLAYAVLDAQCQAQKFYEKLGYEVISEEPFYDADILHVRMRKTL from the coding sequence TTGGCAGCCGAAATTAGTTATGTAACGACCGATGAACAACTCCAGCAAGCATTGGGCATCCGTCATGACGTTTTTGTCATTGAGCAGCAGGTGCCTGCCGAGATTGAAATTGACCAATTTGATGTCATCAGTCCTGATGTACATCATGTGTTATTAAGTACAGACGGACAGGCTGTAGCTACAGGTCGACTTATCTATTACAGTAAGGATACAGCCAAAATGCAGCGAATCGCTGTGCTTCAATCTTATCGGTCATTCGGTTATGGACGTGTTCTCCTGTTGGCCATGGAAGAACGGGCACGCGAACTTGGCTTGGCTTACGCTGTACTGGATGCACAATGTCAGGCCCAGAAATTTTATGAGAAACTGGGATATGAAGTGATTTCGGAAGAACCTTTTTATGATGCCGACATTCTGCATGTACGCATGAGAAAAACTCTGTAA
- a CDS encoding MFS transporter: MQTDIKPAKILRSPFFIAMWLTLFLVEVIKGALLVAILPVYMDNILGLSAGVIGVAFALQYLGDNLFRAPSGWAAERIGFRVTMVTALICTLIAVIMIIFFKSAFGLAMACLILGVGTSPLWPCAMTGVTALSGPQNKNGTAMGALEMAALGGTGLGPVGMNWLLERTDHDYRTVFLVLLGCAVLVILVAMILPGRVVVEGQQHAAEETTGAAVKYPPKPNLLTPLIRLKNSVQGTLQRVRSTLNVNPLVYPALFMQSFVIGLLSPVITLYTRTDLHISPNLYSLLLIAGGGITVIALLPVGKMVDRFGTSIFLHIGFLLASASLFAFASITSIPVVFGIVMMVGVSYAMILPAWNTFVATLIPKGERGAIWGFFLTLQGSGMVVGPIVSGLLWDHISHPAPFIGSAVVMAGLAVVHFVLSRRPYRTAPAK; this comes from the coding sequence ATGCAGACAGACATAAAACCAGCCAAAATTTTGCGATCACCGTTTTTTATTGCAATGTGGCTGACACTTTTTTTGGTTGAAGTGATTAAAGGAGCACTGCTGGTCGCCATCCTGCCGGTGTATATGGATAATATTTTGGGCTTGTCCGCAGGGGTGATTGGGGTGGCCTTTGCCCTTCAATACCTGGGTGACAATCTGTTCAGGGCACCATCGGGATGGGCGGCAGAACGCATCGGGTTTCGGGTAACGATGGTGACAGCCCTGATCTGTACATTAATTGCGGTAATCATGATTATTTTTTTCAAAAGTGCATTTGGACTGGCTATGGCCTGTCTGATTCTTGGCGTGGGAACATCACCGCTCTGGCCCTGTGCCATGACGGGGGTGACTGCCCTGTCAGGACCTCAAAACAAAAACGGAACAGCCATGGGGGCACTGGAAATGGCCGCTTTGGGTGGAACCGGACTTGGACCGGTGGGAATGAACTGGCTGCTTGAACGTACCGATCACGATTATCGTACCGTGTTTCTAGTGCTTCTCGGATGTGCCGTTCTCGTTATTTTGGTCGCCATGATTCTTCCGGGCCGGGTGGTGGTGGAAGGACAACAGCATGCCGCAGAGGAAACGACAGGGGCAGCGGTTAAATATCCACCGAAACCCAATCTGCTTACACCGCTAATCAGGCTCAAAAATAGTGTACAGGGGACCCTGCAGCGGGTACGCAGCACGCTAAATGTGAATCCGCTGGTATATCCTGCCCTGTTTATGCAGTCCTTTGTAATAGGCCTTCTCAGCCCGGTTATTACGTTGTATACCCGAACAGACCTGCACATTTCGCCAAACCTGTACAGCCTGCTGCTGATCGCAGGCGGCGGAATAACGGTTATTGCCCTGCTTCCGGTGGGTAAAATGGTGGATCGGTTCGGGACATCGATATTTCTGCATATTGGCTTTTTACTGGCCTCTGCAAGTCTGTTTGCATTTGCGTCGATCACATCCATTCCGGTCGTTTTTGGCATTGTCATGATGGTAGGGGTGAGTTATGCCATGATTCTTCCTGCCTGGAATACATTCGTGGCTACCCTCATACCGAAGGGGGAGCGGGGAGCCATCTGGGGATTTTTCCTCACTCTTCAGGGGTCTGGCATGGTTGTGGGTCCAATCGTTTCCGGGTTGCTATGGGACCACATCAGCCACCCGGCTCCGTTCATCGGAAGTGCTGTTGTTATGGCAGGGCTTGCGGTTGTGCATTTTGTGTTATCGCGAAGACCGTATCGCACAGCTCCTGCCAAATGA
- a CDS encoding DUF3892 domain-containing protein: protein MNQTTRESFTAVQKNGDGDLTGFQTSTGRILDYQQALAEVQAGAIAGVNVFKGRDGEMYIRGDADGDPTNNLDQLPTF, encoded by the coding sequence ATGAATCAAACTACACGTGAGAGCTTCACAGCAGTACAAAAAAATGGTGACGGTGATCTGACTGGCTTTCAAACCTCAACTGGACGCATACTGGATTATCAACAAGCGCTGGCAGAAGTACAGGCAGGAGCCATTGCTGGTGTAAACGTGTTTAAAGGCAGGGACGGGGAAATGTACATTCGCGGCGACGCGGACGGCGACCCGACCAACAATCTGGATCAACTCCCTACTTTCTGA
- a CDS encoding DUF1292 domain-containing protein, translated as MSDHTHEHGDACGCGHDHDHDHEHEEVLLTLTDENGNDVEMVLVETFDVENHVYALLLERNNPEADGIILRMEEEDEEMVLYNIEDEAEWNRVEAAYNELVAGQE; from the coding sequence ATGAGCGATCACACACATGAACACGGCGATGCCTGCGGCTGCGGTCACGACCATGACCACGACCACGAGCATGAAGAAGTTCTTCTGACTCTGACAGACGAGAACGGAAATGACGTGGAGATGGTTTTGGTGGAGACGTTTGACGTGGAAAACCATGTTTATGCGCTCCTGCTGGAACGTAACAATCCTGAAGCTGACGGCATCATTCTGCGTATGGAAGAAGAAGACGAGGAAATGGTGCTCTACAATATTGAAGACGAAGCCGAGTGGAACCGCGTTGAAGCGGCATACAACGAACTCGTCGCAGGACAAGAGTAA
- a CDS encoding DUF3889 domain-containing protein: MRILIVTLMTIMLSLTGLATTSGAPIPDYAKWGIIAVKETQTKYNVDILDYKHIGRTSLTANQSREQFKLWVRGKDGKEFAVYVNVDFNPSTQQLKKVQFSESDRH; this comes from the coding sequence ATGAGAATACTCATCGTTACATTAATGACGATTATGCTGAGTTTGACCGGACTAGCCACCACTTCTGGAGCACCCATTCCAGATTATGCGAAGTGGGGAATCATTGCGGTTAAAGAAACGCAGACCAAGTATAATGTGGACATTCTGGATTACAAGCATATTGGACGTACATCGCTGACAGCCAATCAATCCCGGGAGCAGTTTAAATTATGGGTGCGGGGCAAAGACGGCAAAGAGTTTGCTGTGTATGTCAATGTTGATTTTAATCCGTCTACGCAGCAGTTAAAAAAGGTGCAATTCAGTGAATCGGATCGACACTAA
- a CDS encoding organic hydroperoxide resistance protein, producing MKTLYETTVINTGGRQGIVQSPDNVFMLDVAAPPELGGKVTTATNPEQLFAAGYSACFNSALEFQLKKHNVEIERSTVSATVMLVTDPSDNGVKLEVELEVKIEGLDEETAQKFVKLAHDYCPYSKGIKGNVNVTLELA from the coding sequence ATGAAAACATTATATGAAACGACAGTAATCAATACAGGTGGACGTCAAGGGATTGTGCAATCACCAGATAACGTGTTTATGCTGGATGTAGCTGCACCACCGGAGCTTGGTGGCAAAGTGACAACGGCTACGAATCCAGAGCAGTTGTTTGCAGCGGGATACAGTGCATGCTTTAACTCAGCTTTGGAATTTCAATTGAAGAAACACAATGTGGAGATTGAGAGAAGCACCGTATCTGCAACCGTTATGCTTGTTACGGATCCTTCGGACAACGGAGTGAAGTTGGAAGTGGAGCTGGAAGTTAAAATCGAGGGTTTGGACGAAGAGACAGCGCAGAAATTTGTCAAGCTTGCTCATGATTACTGCCCATACTCCAAAGGTATCAAAGGCAATGTAAATGTAACTCTCGAGCTGGCGTAA
- a CDS encoding TetR/AcrR family transcriptional regulator: MTKDKTSDFLTKEQIITATQETIRRFGAAKTSVTDVAKLLGVSHGTIYRHYASKKELLEGVTAQWLEDEIIAPLAKVVSEQPDAGEGIQHLKKYIETLIHLKRHYAESDTALFEMYAKVTQESAELIYQHVEQLTQHLSEIIQRDQQLRFPRPEKVAAGILHATARFHHPAHAYEWHSETIHEEFEQIWLLIEQGVFHLNTGRK; encoded by the coding sequence ATGACCAAAGACAAAACTTCGGATTTTTTAACCAAAGAGCAGATCATTACAGCCACGCAGGAAACCATCAGGCGGTTTGGTGCTGCCAAGACCTCCGTTACAGATGTAGCCAAATTGCTTGGGGTCAGTCATGGAACCATTTATAGGCATTATGCGAGCAAGAAGGAATTGCTCGAAGGCGTAACGGCACAGTGGCTGGAAGATGAGATTATCGCTCCCCTTGCCAAGGTCGTAAGCGAGCAGCCTGATGCTGGAGAAGGAATACAACATCTAAAAAAATATATCGAAACCTTGATTCATCTTAAACGTCACTATGCAGAATCAGACACAGCGTTATTTGAAATGTATGCCAAGGTTACACAGGAATCAGCAGAACTTATTTACCAACATGTGGAGCAGTTAACACAACATCTATCCGAGATTATCCAGCGGGATCAGCAGCTTCGTTTTCCGAGACCGGAGAAGGTTGCTGCAGGGATTTTACACGCAACGGCCCGCTTTCATCATCCTGCACATGCGTATGAATGGCATAGTGAGACCATCCATGAGGAATTTGAGCAGATATGGCTGTTAATTGAGCAAGGTGTATTTCATTTGAATACAGGGAGGAAGTAA
- a CDS encoding SDR family oxidoreductase — translation MKKLSGKVAIVTGSSRGIGRAIALQLAELGADVVINFASSPDKAEEVAELVREKGVRAVTVQADLAQKNHVEHLFAETVKQLGKVDILINNAGVMKTTPLAEVTEEEFDQQFAINVKGTFFACQQALKTMESEGRIVNFSTSVNGQMFPGYSVYAGTKGAVEQITRQLAKEFGTKQITINAVAPGPVNTELFSVGKTDQQLEGLRKMNAFGRLGEPEDIASVISFLVSPESQWVTGQTLRVNGGFI, via the coding sequence ATGAAAAAGTTATCCGGTAAAGTCGCCATCGTCACAGGTTCATCGCGTGGAATTGGACGGGCTATAGCGCTGCAGCTCGCCGAGCTTGGAGCAGATGTCGTCATAAACTTCGCGAGCAGTCCAGACAAGGCTGAAGAAGTGGCAGAACTTGTTCGGGAAAAGGGTGTCCGTGCCGTCACCGTCCAGGCAGATCTGGCACAGAAGAATCACGTGGAGCACTTATTTGCCGAAACCGTTAAGCAGCTGGGCAAAGTGGATATTCTGATTAACAACGCTGGCGTGATGAAAACGACACCTTTGGCGGAAGTTACCGAGGAAGAGTTTGACCAGCAATTTGCGATTAATGTGAAGGGCACATTCTTTGCCTGTCAACAAGCGCTGAAAACCATGGAGAGCGAAGGACGAATCGTGAATTTCTCCACCTCCGTGAATGGTCAGATGTTTCCGGGATATAGTGTGTACGCAGGAACCAAGGGTGCAGTGGAGCAAATTACACGACAACTCGCAAAAGAATTTGGCACCAAACAGATTACGATTAATGCGGTAGCGCCTGGTCCGGTCAATACTGAACTGTTTTCCGTTGGTAAGACGGATCAGCAGCTGGAAGGGCTGCGCAAAATGAATGCTTTCGGTCGCTTGGGCGAACCGGAAGACATTGCAAGCGTCATCTCTTTTCTTGTCAGCCCTGAATCGCAGTGGGTCACCGGACAGACCTTGCGCGTAAACGGTGGTTTTATCTAA
- a CDS encoding aminotransferase class I/II-fold pyridoxal phosphate-dependent enzyme, giving the protein MDHRRTPLFTALKNHAALNPVQFHIPGHKKGLGTDTEFREFIGDNALSIDLINIAPLDDLHQPTGVIEEAQILAADAFGADHTYFSVQGTSSAIMTMILSVCEPGDKIIVPRNVHKSVMSAIIFSGAKPVFVSPAQDANLGIDHGVTTGAVRRALERHPDAKALLVINPTYFGVCTDLKEIVELAHSYQVPVLVDEAHGVLIHFHEELPLSAMAAGADMAATSVHKLGGSMTQSSVLNLNTKNGFVNPQRVQTILSMLTSTSTSYILLASLDTSRRNLALHGHEMAQKAIDLAQFARRTINDIDGLYCFGKELLGTEATFNYDPTKVTIHVRHLGITGYETENWLREHYNIEVELSDMYNILCLITPGDTDESVDILLNALQDLSRTYYQVNPAHELVVKVPDVPQLMLTPRDAFYGDTEVIPFKESAGRIISEFIYVYPPGIPILLPGEVITQENIDYIIDHVEVGLPVKGPEDRSVTNVKVIVEADAIF; this is encoded by the coding sequence ATGGATCACCGCCGTACGCCGCTGTTTACCGCTTTAAAAAACCACGCGGCACTCAATCCGGTGCAATTTCATATCCCGGGACATAAAAAAGGATTGGGAACGGATACCGAATTTCGTGAATTTATCGGCGATAATGCCCTTTCCATAGATTTGATCAACATCGCTCCGCTGGATGACCTTCATCAGCCAACCGGTGTCATTGAGGAAGCGCAGATTCTGGCAGCCGATGCATTCGGAGCCGATCATACCTATTTTAGTGTGCAAGGCACAAGCAGTGCAATCATGACCATGATTCTGTCCGTATGCGAACCGGGTGACAAAATTATTGTGCCCCGTAACGTTCATAAATCGGTCATGTCTGCCATTATTTTCTCAGGAGCGAAGCCTGTATTCGTATCTCCCGCACAGGATGCCAACCTCGGTATCGATCATGGCGTGACTACAGGTGCTGTACGACGTGCGCTTGAGCGTCATCCGGACGCCAAGGCATTGCTGGTCATTAATCCAACGTACTTCGGTGTATGTACAGACCTAAAAGAGATTGTTGAACTCGCACACAGCTATCAGGTGCCTGTACTTGTGGATGAAGCACATGGCGTACTCATTCATTTCCATGAGGAACTGCCACTATCTGCAATGGCTGCCGGAGCGGATATGGCTGCGACAAGTGTGCACAAACTCGGCGGTTCCATGACACAGAGTTCCGTGCTGAATCTGAACACTAAAAACGGATTCGTGAATCCGCAGCGTGTACAGACCATTCTCAGTATGCTGACTTCAACGTCAACTTCGTATATCTTGCTTGCTTCACTTGATACGTCTAGACGCAATCTGGCGCTGCACGGTCACGAAATGGCTCAAAAGGCAATTGATCTGGCCCAGTTCGCGAGACGTACCATTAACGACATTGACGGGCTGTACTGCTTCGGCAAAGAGCTGCTCGGCACGGAGGCAACCTTTAACTATGATCCAACCAAAGTAACCATTCATGTTCGCCATCTGGGCATCACAGGTTATGAGACCGAGAACTGGCTGCGTGAACATTACAATATTGAGGTCGAGCTCAGTGATATGTATAATATTCTGTGCCTGATCACCCCTGGCGATACGGATGAATCGGTGGACATCTTGCTGAACGCACTGCAGGATCTGTCCCGGACGTATTATCAGGTTAACCCTGCACATGAACTTGTGGTTAAGGTTCCAGACGTTCCACAATTGATGCTCACGCCGCGTGATGCATTCTACGGGGATACGGAGGTCATTCCGTTCAAAGAATCTGCAGGACGTATTATCTCTGAATTTATCTACGTATACCCGCCTGGAATTCCGATTTTGCTGCCGGGTGAAGTTATTACTCAAGAGAACATTGATTACATTATCGACCATGTAGAGGTTGGTTTGCCGGTAAAAGGTCCTGAAGACCGCAGTGTCACCAATGTCAAAGTCATTGTGGAAGCAGATGCGATTTTCTAA
- a CDS encoding YdhK family protein: MKKYVMMMTLLITGSLMVSGCGRNAEQNSSNGSGGSNDTHTAATGEMHHSDSGELPHGLKEMADPTYPVGSQVMMSADHMPGMKGAQATITGAYETTAYAVTYTPTTGGEPVKNHKWVIHEEIKEHNKEPYKVGAEVVLEADHMIGMKGAIATIDSAEQTTVYMVDYIPTTGGDPVKNHKWVTEDELSAE; this comes from the coding sequence ATGAAAAAGTACGTAATGATGATGACTCTTCTAATCACCGGAAGCCTGATGGTAAGTGGTTGTGGTAGAAATGCGGAACAGAATAGCAGCAATGGAAGTGGAGGCAGCAATGATACTCATACAGCGGCTACAGGAGAAATGCATCATTCGGATTCGGGTGAGCTGCCACATGGACTTAAGGAAATGGCTGATCCTACCTATCCTGTTGGCAGCCAGGTCATGATGAGTGCCGACCATATGCCCGGTATGAAAGGGGCTCAAGCAACAATCACCGGAGCATATGAAACGACCGCTTATGCTGTTACGTATACACCGACAACGGGGGGAGAGCCTGTGAAGAATCACAAGTGGGTGATCCACGAGGAAATAAAGGAGCACAACAAAGAGCCCTATAAAGTTGGTGCAGAGGTTGTATTGGAAGCCGACCACATGATCGGTATGAAAGGGGCGATAGCCACCATTGATTCCGCTGAACAGACGACAGTGTATATGGTAGATTACATCCCGACAACTGGAGGAGATCCGGTGAAAAATCACAAGTGGGTTACAGAGGATGAGTTATCCGCTGAATAG
- a CDS encoding YktB family protein — translation MTFSGFNSNDFDVFQVPGLEPRMEMLIERVRPKLEDLGAELTPFLTELIGEEMFVHVAKHARRTVNPPKDTWVAWASSKRGYKALPHFEVGMFDTHVFVIFAIIYESPNKTTFAEGLERQLKEVRSSLPGAYYWSMDHMAPHGTLQKDMQDEDFDQIITKLKTVKKAEVMCGLRIDRDDPLVADGDRFVETVRSTFQTLLPLYKMSFA, via the coding sequence ATGACTTTCTCGGGGTTTAACAGCAACGATTTTGATGTGTTTCAGGTTCCCGGGCTGGAGCCGCGTATGGAAATGCTGATTGAACGGGTCCGGCCTAAGCTGGAAGATCTCGGTGCCGAGCTTACGCCTTTTCTCACGGAGTTAATTGGAGAAGAGATGTTTGTGCACGTGGCCAAACACGCACGCCGCACCGTCAATCCGCCAAAAGATACGTGGGTAGCCTGGGCATCTTCCAAACGGGGATATAAAGCACTGCCTCACTTCGAAGTGGGCATGTTCGATACACATGTGTTTGTCATATTTGCCATCATCTACGAAAGTCCCAACAAAACGACGTTTGCAGAGGGTCTTGAACGCCAGCTGAAGGAAGTACGCAGCAGCCTGCCCGGAGCGTATTACTGGTCCATGGATCATATGGCGCCTCACGGTACACTGCAAAAGGACATGCAGGATGAGGATTTTGATCAAATCATTACGAAATTGAAGACGGTAAAAAAGGCCGAGGTGATGTGCGGTCTGCGTATTGATCGGGATGATCCGCTTGTTGCTGATGGGGACAGGTTCGTGGAAACGGTACGTTCGACGTTTCAAACGCTGCTCCCGCTATACAAGATGTCTTTTGCTTAA
- a CDS encoding acyltransferase family protein, with the protein MKLNTSVLDGLRFLLALWVVCGHFYIIIGGTNFFNIPFISSLLQQPIIAVNGFMIITGFLMTYHYILREEREPFQQASTGVKFILRRFFRLYPIYFLAIIAAFFLVENMYLLREEILEFFTGSSITVFGNESKLETPTLVGMFSHLLFIHGLIPHEDSTILSVAWSLSLEMQFYVIFPIIFAVLFRKQASLRFSVITVISVIVSVLSLNYLKSYFDMPAALFFRMPVFILGMMVAAAALKKLRWRFVAFNGCIILAVEDKLTVILSIGLIFLMFYENLKLVLPRSIYSIISLIGGLLSNKVSKFGADISYSLYLMHMIIMPFIIKFFIDLNYSKLLTAGLSFVSLLVITITLSYVLYLYIEKPFISMGKRVVATLPRPTRAQVEISTDFSGSEAMK; encoded by the coding sequence ATGAAGTTGAATACCAGTGTATTGGATGGTTTGAGGTTTTTACTAGCATTATGGGTTGTTTGTGGGCACTTCTACATCATTATTGGGGGCACAAATTTCTTTAATATTCCTTTTATTTCGAGTCTACTACAACAGCCCATAATAGCTGTAAATGGCTTCATGATCATAACTGGTTTCTTAATGACTTACCACTACATTCTCAGGGAAGAAAGAGAACCATTTCAACAGGCGTCCACAGGAGTAAAATTTATTTTGAGAAGATTTTTCAGACTTTACCCTATATACTTTCTTGCTATAATTGCTGCCTTTTTCCTTGTTGAAAATATGTATTTATTAAGGGAAGAAATATTGGAATTTTTTACCGGTAGTTCGATTACTGTTTTTGGTAATGAGAGCAAATTAGAAACGCCAACATTGGTCGGTATGTTCTCTCATTTACTCTTTATACATGGGCTGATACCTCACGAGGACAGTACTATACTATCTGTAGCATGGAGTTTATCACTTGAAATGCAATTTTACGTTATATTCCCGATAATTTTTGCTGTCCTGTTTAGAAAACAAGCAAGTTTGAGATTTAGTGTGATAACCGTTATTTCCGTTATAGTATCAGTTTTATCACTTAACTATTTAAAATCATATTTTGATATGCCGGCTGCCCTTTTCTTTAGAATGCCTGTGTTTATCTTGGGTATGATGGTTGCGGCGGCAGCCTTGAAAAAACTTAGATGGAGATTTGTTGCTTTTAACGGGTGCATTATTCTTGCGGTGGAGGACAAGTTAACAGTTATCTTATCTATCGGGCTCATCTTCTTAATGTTCTACGAGAACTTGAAGCTTGTTTTGCCACGAAGTATATATTCAATTATTTCATTAATTGGAGGACTCCTTTCGAATAAAGTGTCTAAATTCGGCGCTGACATTTCATATTCACTTTACTTGATGCATATGATAATAATGCCTTTCATAATAAAATTCTTCATCGATTTAAATTATTCAAAGCTCCTTACAGCAGGGCTATCTTTTGTATCATTGCTGGTTATAACAATAACTTTATCATATGTCCTTTATCTGTATATCGAAAAGCCGTTTATTTCCATGGGTAAGCGAGTGGTTGCAACATTACCAAGACCGACACGCGCGCAAGTGGAAATTTCAACTGATTTTTCGGGCTCAGAGGCAATGAAATAA